Part of the Vigna angularis cultivar LongXiaoDou No.4 chromosome 1, ASM1680809v1, whole genome shotgun sequence genome, CATGAAGCAATAGTCATCACAAACATCATCATAAAACCATTGCATCACAAATAAAGTTTCAAGCCAAGTACATCACACAACAGAGGCAAATATagttcaaaacaaaataaatatagttagaaaactgggttgcctcccagtaagcacTTGTTTAATGTCATGAGcctgacccaataaactcaaaGATCAACCAACTCCATGACTGTAGTAAGGCGTTCAACCTCACCACCCAAATAATGCTTGAGACGTTGTCCATTTACCACCCAACTTCTTTTTGGATCTTCAGCAGACGGATTTGTCAACTCAATTGCTCCATGCGGATGAACATTCGTAACTATAAATGGACCATACCACTTAGACTTCAACTTCCCAGGAAAAAGCTTTAAGCGTGAGTTGAACAATAACACCCGCTGTCCTGGATGAAAAAGCCTCTTTAccagcttcctgtcatgataaaattttaccttttctttgtaattcCTAGAGGAATTATAAGCATGCAACTGCATCTCTTCAAGCTCAAGAATTTGCCTTCTTCTCCTATCATGAGTGTCAAATGGatcaaaatttaagaacttcAAAGCCCACAAAGCTCGATGTTCCATCTCCACTGGTAAATGACATGCTTTTTCATAGACTAACTAAAAAGGAGATAATCCTATAGTTGTCTTCATTGCCGTCCTGtatgcccaaagagcatcatctagCTTTTGagaccaatccttccttgatGAAGCAACTGTTTTCTCCAGAATCCTCTTTATTTCCCTTTTAGACACCTTTGCTTGTCCATTtgtctgtggatgataaggtgtagCCACCTTATGTTTCACGCCATAGTGCTTGAGTACCTTTGCaagctgataattgcaaaaatgagattcTCCATCACTAATTAGTATCTTGGGAGTTCTAAAGTGGGCAAAAATTtgtcttttcaaaaatttaattacattgcTAGCATCATTCTTAGGACACGCCATGGCTTctacccatttactcacataatctaCCGCCACCAATATGTATTCATTATTGAAAGACGGTGGAAAAGTTCCAACAAAATCTATCCCCCAGCAATCAAAGACTTCAACCTCCAAGATACCTTGTAATGACATTTCATGTCTTCTAGAGATGCTTCCAGTTCTCTaacatttatcacaatttctagcatgattatgagcatctttaaacaaagtaggccaataaaatcctgactGGAGAATCTTTGCAGCTGTTCTTTCCCCATTAAAATGccctccataaggtgaatcatgacaat contains:
- the LOC108327229 gene encoding uncharacterized protein LOC108327229; its protein translation is MEHRALWALKFLNFDPFDTHDRRRRQILELEEMQLHAYNSSRNYKEKVKFYHDRKLVKRLFHPGQRVLLFNSRLKLFPGKLKSKWYGPFIVTNVHPHGAIELTNPSAEDPKRSWVVNGQRLKHYLGGEVERLTTVMELVDL